In Mytilus edulis chromosome 7, xbMytEdul2.2, whole genome shotgun sequence, a single genomic region encodes these proteins:
- the LOC139483430 gene encoding mediator of RNA polymerase II transcription subunit 25-like, whose product MARQLQCQLSIGAADPEIITTNWPKELIMQLIPRSLLSSPQFQPLYKSSRQVSFHFGNYNVDSLRNLRRTMSSGFAGCGHFPPGTKCDVLLILFSNKREAFIGVIPNDQKAFVDGLRNLIFTHKLKQARAQQQAGGSPHQFVQQPQGGLQMGQGMANSPQMQQPGPSHTMTSTGMVTQTSNMVPQAGNMQQLQQQQAMQQKIQEAKLPEQRTEQQLLGHSKNTIILDKWLLDEETVSYNFTSFPSANSKNRGHWGKFAM is encoded by the exons ATGGCTCGTCAACTACAGTGTCAACTCTCAATAGGGGCTGCAGACCCAGAAAT TATTACTACAAATTGGCCAAAGGAACTTATAATGCAGTTGATACCACGGTCTTTGCTTAGCTCTCCACAGTTCCAGCCATTGTATAAAAGTTCTCGTCAAGTGTCCTTTCACTTCGGTAACTACAACGTGGACTCTTTAAGGAATCTCCGCAGAACAATGAGTTCTGGTTTT GCTGGTTGTGGTCATTTCCCTCCTGGTACCAAGTGTGACGTATTACTCATCCTGTTTAGTAACAAGAGGGAGGCCTTTATAGGGGTGATCCCTAATGATCAGAAAGCATTTGTTGATGGTTTaagaaatttgatatttaccCATAAACTGAAG CAAGCACGGGCCCAGCAGCAGGCTGGAGGAAGTCCACATCAATTTGTACAGCAGCCTCAAGGTGGTTTACAAATGGGACAAGGCATGGCAAATTCCCCACAG atGCAGCAGCCTGGACCATCGCATACAATGACATCTACTGGCATGGTTACACAGACTTCAAATATG GTGCCACAGGCTGGGAACATGCAGCAACTTCAGCAACAACAGGCGATG caACAAAAGATCCAGGAAGCAAAATTACCAGAACAACGAACAGAACAACAGTTATTAG GTCATTCTAAAAATACAATCATATTGGATAAATGGCTTTTGGATGAGGAAACTGTATCTTATAATTTTACTTCCTTTCCCTCTGCTAATTCTAAAAATAGGGGACATTGG gGAAAGTTTGCAATGTAA